A single Pan troglodytes isolate AG18354 chromosome 19, NHGRI_mPanTro3-v2.0_pri, whole genome shotgun sequence DNA region contains:
- the RETREG3 gene encoding reticulophagy regulator 3 isoform X2: MIIVCIDQWKNKIWPEIKVPRPDALDNESWGFVHPRLLSVPELCHHVAEVWVSGTIFIRNVLLFKKQNPGKFCLLSCGILTFLAVLGRYVPGLLLSYLMLVTVMMWPLAVYHRLWDRAYVRLKPALQRLDFSVRGYMMSKQRERQLRRRALHPERAMDNHSDSEEELAAFCPQLDDSTVARELAITDSEHSDAEVSCTDNGTFNLSRGQTPLTEGSEDLDGHSDPEESFARDLPDFPSINMDPAGLDDEDDTSIGMPSLMYRSPPGAEEPQAPPASRDEAVLPELLLGALPVGSNLTSNLASLVSQGMIQLALSGASQPGPSGAPAQRATRGFLRSPSSDLDTDAEGDDFELLDQSELSQLDPASSRSH; this comes from the exons ATGATCATTGTGTGTATTGATCAATGGAAGAACAAAATCTGGCCTGAAATAAAAG TGCCAAGACCCGACGCATTAGACAATGAGAG CTGGGGCTTTGTGCACCCTCGGTTGCTCAGCGTGCCCGAGCTCTGCCACCATGTAGCTGAAGTCTGGGTTAGTGGGACCATTTTCATAAGGAatgttttgcttttcaaaaagcaaaacccaGGCAAG TTCTGCTTGCTGAGCTGTGGGATACTGACCTTTTTGGCTGTCTTGGGCCGCTACGTCCCTGGGCTTCTGCTGTCCTACTTGATGC TTGTCACTGTCATGATGTGGCCCCTTGCTGTGTACCACCGACTGTGGGATCGAGCATATGTGCGGCTGAAGCCAGCTCTGCAGCGGCTAGACTTCAGTGTCCGTGGCTACATGATGTccaagcagagagagagacaat TACGCCGCAGAGCTCTCCACCCAGAACGAGCCATGGACAACCACAGTGACAGCGAAGAGGAGCTTGCTGCCTTCTGTCCTCAG CTGGACGATTCTACTGTTGCCAGGGAATTGGCCATCACAGACTCTGAGCACTCAGACGCTGAAGTCTCCTGTACAGACAATGGCACATTCAATCTTTCAAGGGGCCAAACACCTCTAACGGAAGGCTCTGAAG ACCTAGATGGTCACAGTGATCCAGAGGAATCCTTTGCCAGAGACCTTCCAGACTTCCCTTCCATTAATATGGATCCTGCTGGCCTGGATGATGAGGACGACACTAGCATTGGCATGCCCAGCTTGATGTACCGTTCTCCGCCAGGGGCTGAGGAGCCCCAGGCCCCACCTGCCAGCCGGGACGAGGCTGTGCTGCCGGAGCTCCTGCTTGGTGCTCTGCCTGTAGGATCCAACCTCACCAGCAACCTTGCCAGCCTGGTCTCCCAGGGTATGATTCAGCTGGCCTTGTCAGGGGCCTCCCAACCAGGCCCTTCTGGAGCACCTGCCCAGAGAGCAACGAGAGGCTTCCTCCGGTCCCCCAGTTCAGACCTGGACACTGATGCTGAGGGGGATGACTTTGAACTTCTGGACCAGTCGGAGCTGAGTCAGCTGGACCCTGCCAGTTCTAGGAGCCACTGA